From Candidatus Aminicenantes bacterium, the proteins below share one genomic window:
- a CDS encoding OmpA family protein has translation MEPASYGGWPVEALLDESPESGWACTEGKTQNNVFVFEMVAAAVLERFEFDTGGIDEDGAGAKDVMVEVSAANKASGFQAVLQAGLAAKADQQSFKAAKPVSGRWVRLTIKNNYGSESWTELLGFRGYGAKPAVAPPAGNVSGTYESSYSKFHLRQQGTALLGCYESNDGLLDGAIEGRVMKLTWRENEGKSTGPAVMVFATDGKSFRGYWWHQEGADQAPHGRWDGDKLSDAVGGCPHWSGSLGGEVKKKLLNEGRARVYGILFDIDSAVIRSESRPVLDEVLGVLKDEPGWKVTIEGHTDSTGNDSHNLTLSQQRADSVKACLVAGGIDGGRLKTKGFGAGKPVADNASELGRAQNRRVELVRE, from the coding sequence GTGGAGCCTGCCTCTTACGGCGGCTGGCCAGTCGAAGCCCTGCTCGACGAAAGCCCCGAGTCGGGCTGGGCCTGTACGGAAGGCAAAACGCAGAACAACGTCTTCGTCTTCGAAATGGTCGCAGCCGCCGTGCTCGAGCGCTTCGAGTTCGACACCGGGGGCATCGACGAGGATGGAGCGGGGGCGAAGGACGTGATGGTCGAGGTCTCCGCCGCCAACAAGGCGTCCGGCTTCCAGGCCGTCCTGCAGGCCGGCCTCGCGGCCAAGGCCGACCAACAGTCGTTCAAGGCGGCCAAGCCGGTCAGCGGCCGCTGGGTGCGGTTGACCATTAAAAACAACTACGGCAGCGAATCGTGGACCGAGCTGCTCGGCTTCCGCGGCTACGGCGCCAAACCCGCCGTCGCCCCTCCGGCGGGAAACGTTTCCGGCACCTACGAATCCTCCTATTCCAAGTTTCATCTGCGCCAGCAGGGGACAGCGCTGCTTGGCTGTTATGAGTCCAACGACGGCCTACTCGACGGCGCCATCGAGGGGCGGGTGATGAAGCTCACCTGGCGCGAGAACGAAGGGAAATCCACCGGTCCGGCGGTCATGGTCTTCGCCACCGACGGCAAGAGCTTCCGCGGCTACTGGTGGCACCAAGAAGGGGCCGACCAGGCGCCCCACGGCCGTTGGGACGGTGACAAACTGAGCGACGCGGTCGGCGGCTGCCCCCACTGGTCGGGTTCGTTGGGCGGCGAAGTGAAGAAGAAGCTGCTCAACGAGGGGCGGGCGCGCGTCTACGGCATCCTCTTCGACATTGATTCGGCCGTCATCCGCTCCGAATCCAGGCCGGTTCTCGACGAGGTCCTGGGCGTGCTCAAGGACGAGCCGGGCTGGAAAGTGACCATCGAGGGCCACACCGATTCGACCGGCAACGACAGCCACAACCTCACCCTCTCGCAGCAGCGGGCCGACTCGGTCAAGGCCTGCCTGGTGGCCGGGGGGATCGACGGCGGCAGGCTGAAGACGAAAGGCTTCGGCGCCGGTAAGCCGGTCGCCGACAACGCCAGCGAGCTGGGCCGCGCCCAGAACCGCAGGGTGGAGCTGGTGCGGGAATAA